In one window of Brassica rapa cultivar Chiifu-401-42 chromosome A07, CAAS_Brap_v3.01, whole genome shotgun sequence DNA:
- the LOC103830384 gene encoding uncharacterized protein LOC103830384, translating into MSNHVRDIPGSPKESYKMLYSYLYMLEQVNPGTKTCLKLDDRSKFEYLFIALGACIEGFAVMRKVIAVEGIRLKNGGVLVFAKAQDPNGQSYPLAFAVVDGENLASWTWFFEMLKSVIPDSSELVFISTLHQSLIFAIGNVFPQAHHGHCLWHLKEKVKLHACNVNKNIVGQKLMELGRYYTVDDFNSAYDSFKIRCPAAYKYVEECGIEKDKWARVFFPRDRYNLDTSNTLGSMKNVFKEATRWALIPMLDCIIRKFSDWFTQRKDVVSRSMNTRLVPRVENYLHDLWAVAHKLPVRELDSYELKYEITDTAGKVFWATLVGKTCTCKVWDYEKFPCLHGLAAYIYFARNVDGRRLDIHELCSKYYWTEMWHLAYSRTLNVVPDMASWNVPDQIKEVKIIPPYRIKRQGRKRV; encoded by the coding sequence ATGAGCAATCACGTCAGAGATATACCTGGTAGTCCGAAAGAGAGCTACAAGATGTTGTATAGCTATTTGTACATGTTAGAGCAAGTGAATCCGGGGACAAAAACCTGTTTGAAATTGGATGATAGAAGTAAATTTGAGTACCTTTTCATAGCTTTGGGAGCTTGCATTGAAGGGTTTGCAGTTATGAGGAAGGTGATAGCTGTGGAGGGGATACGTCTGAAGAACGGTGGTGTTTTAGTTTTCGCGAAAGCTCAGGATCCTAATGGTCAGAGTTATCCACTTGCGTTTGCAGTAGTAGATGGTGAGAATCTTGCTAGTTGGACTTGGTTTTTCGAGATGCTTAAAAGTGTTATACCAGACTCTTCTGAACTGGTTTTCATTAGTACTCTTCATCAGAGCTTGATCTTCGCCATAGGAAACGTATTTCCACAGGCTCACCATGGTCATTGTTTATGGCATTTGAAGGAAAAGGTGAAATTACATGCTTGTAACGTCAACAAGAATATAGTCGGGCAAAAACTTATGGAGTTGGGCAGATATTACACGGTTGATGACTTCAATTCTGCTTACGACTCATTTAAGATAAGATGTCCAGCTGCGTACAAGTATGTGGAGGAATGTGGTATTGAAAAGGACAAATGGGCAAGGGTTTTTTTCCCACGTGATAGGTACAACTTGGATACAAGCAACACTCTGGGATCAATGAAGAACGTGTTTAAAGAGGCAACAAGGTGGGCCTTAATACCAATGCTGGATTGTATCATTAGGAAATTCTCTGATTGGTTCACTCAACGGAAGGATGTTGTTTCTAGATCAATGAATACAAGACTGGTGCCTCGGGTTGAGAACTACTTGCACGATCTATGGGCTGTTGCACATAAGTTACCTGTGCGGGAACTTGATAGTTACGAGCTTAAGTACGAGATCACTGACACTGCAGGAAAGGTGTTTTGGGCGACCTTGGTTGGAAAAACTTGTACTTGCAAGGTGTGGGACTATGAAAAGTTCCCTTGTCTGCATGGACTGGCAGCTTATATCTATTTCGCTAGGAATGTTGATGGCAGGCGCCTTGATATCCATGAGTTGTGCTCAAAATACTACTGGACGGAAATGTGGCATTTGGCGTATTCCAGAACACTTAATGTTGTGCCCGACATGGCTTCTTGGAATGTACCAGATCAGATCAAGGAGGTGAAGATCATACCTCCATATCGCATCAAGCGGCAAGGAAGGAAAAGAGTTTAA
- the LOC103831411 gene encoding uncharacterized protein At3g43530-like, with translation MVETRLGKRKDRPPPTAPPPQKSGTSKNSKKNKPKKIAEENEVEEPAKDVEDREKEKEESEKEKEREEENGDEDEEEEENSDESQEEKDENGDKDEEEEGNSDESQEEKDENGDKDEEEEGNSDEEVENKDEEKIQEEEDTGEEENGTPEENRGQNENENQEQGEPPLEAELGNVDGDGEGVLGQGEEELEATEAIKPLRMYFYESEYKKQIKLATKCFVKDVMVTFDNLEPPMSDTERKWFEKHPQFCHVFHLEKDSNHMVQGMWMLLLRTVDSSKRKEVWFIVNGVPIRYGLREHALISGLSCRNYPLGYKEFGDRKFVKRHFKKGESIRLEDVKAKLLAMGEHRDRLKMMVLFFLGSVICAQTKVGKGARDVLEFFQRAVDDLEFCENFPWGRYSFDYMVKEISHTIDHFGGRVREKTLWPLPGFCLPLELLAFEAIPKLGLKFRKEVEDVDVDCPRMCRSVFKSAGMKGFSLSKLNRELDKLDKITSRDIHSILPTKTEEEVALLEEMTEEEDDVDVDDISVDSWVKRLAEGHSVFFEEMYDVDVAARDPNAQEAVDEDQDDEEGGEEGGASQKKMMEELIKQVKMFGTQLKRVKKTMDKFEERMVVPFEAFMKKAMDEGQGSRE, from the exons ATGGTTGAAACTAGGCTGGGTAAGAGAAAGGATAGGCCTCCTCCAACGGCTCCTCCTCCGCAAAAGAGCGGGACCTCGAAGAACTCGAAGAAGAACAAACCGAAGAAGA TTGCGGAGGAGAATGAAGTAGAAGAACCGGCTAAGGATGTAGAAGATcgggagaaagagaaagaagaatcggagaaggagaaagaaagggaagaagaaaatggagacgaagatgaagaggaagaagaaaatagCGATGAATCTCAAGAAGAGAAAGACGAAAATGGAGacaaagatgaagaggaagaaggaaaTAGCGATGAATCTCAAGAAGAGAAAGACGAAAATGGAGacaaagatgaagaggaagaaggaaaTAGCGATGAAGAAGTAGAGaacaaagatgaagaaaaaatcCAAGAGGAGGAAGACACCGGAGAAGAAGAGAACGGGACTCCCGAAGAGAACAGAGgtcaaaatgaaaatgaaaatcaagAACAAGGAGAACCCCCATTGGAAGCGGAATTAGGAAAtgttgatggtgatggtgaagGGGTTCTCGGGCAAGGAGAAGAG GAATTAGAGGCAACCGAGGCAATCAAACCGTTGAGGATGTACTTCTATGAGTCGGAgtacaagaaacaaataaagCTAGCGACCAAATGTTTCGTCAAAGACGTTATGGTTACATTTGACAATCTGGAACCGCCGATGAGTGATACTGAGAGGAAGTGGTTTGAGAAGCATCCACAATTCTGTCACGTGTTCCACCTGGAGAAGGACTCAAACCACATGGTCCAAGGAATGTGGATGTTGCTATTGCGGACAGTGGATAGCTCGAAGAGGAAGGAAGTGTGGTTCATTGTGAATGGTGTTCCCATCCGCTATGGCCTGAGAGAACACGCTTTGATCTCAGGTCTTAGCTGCCGCAACTATCCACTTGGGTATAAGGAGTTTGGTGATAGAAAGTTCGTGAAGCGCCATTTCAAGAAGGGAGAATCAATAAGGCTTGAGGATGTCAAAGCGAAGCTGTTGGCTATGGGAGAACACAGAGACCGGCTGAAGATGATGGTTTTGTTCTTTTTAGGAAGTGTTATCTGTGCGCAAACGAAAGTAGGAAAAGGCGCCAGAGATGTTTTGGAATTCTTCCAAAGAGCTGTGGACGATCTCGAGTTCTGCGAAAACTTTCCATGGGGGAGGTACTCGTTTGATTACATGGTTAAGGAGATATCGCACACCATAGATCATTTTGGAGGCCGGGTTAGAGAGAAGACTTTATGGCCACTTCCAGGTTTCTGTCTGCCACTGGAG TTGCTTGCTTTTGAGGCAATTCCCAAGTTGGGATTGAAGTTCAGAAAAGAGGTTGAAGACGTCGATGTAGACTGTCCTAGGATGTGCAGATCAGTCTTTAAATCAGCAGGGATGAAAGGGTTTTCACTTTCAAAATTGAATCGGGAACTGGACAAACTGGACAAAATAACG TCACGGGATATCCACAGCATCCTTCCTACCAAGACAGAAGAAGAAGTAGCTCTTTTGGAAGAGATGACTGAAGAGGAGGACGACGTTGATGTCGATGATATTTCTGTTGACAGTTGGGTAAAGCGTCTTGCAGAAGGACATTCAGTCTTTTTTGAAGAGATGTATGATGTAGACGTTGCTGCGCGTGATCCAAATGCACAAGAGGCTGTCGACGAAGATCAGGATGACGAAGAAGGTGGAGAGGAAGGAGGCGCAAGCCAAAAGAAGATGATGGAGGAGTTGATCAAACAAGTGAAAATGTTTGGCACTCAGCTAAAGAGAGTTAAGAAGACAATGGACAAGTTTGAGGAAAGGATGGTGGTTCCGTTTGAGGCGTTTATGAAGAAAGCTATGGATGAAGGGCAAGGAAGCAGGGAGTGA
- the LOC103830385 gene encoding protein HUA2-LIKE 3 produces MAPSRKRGGGKAAASARREWKVGDLVLAKVKGFPAWPAAVSEPDKWGYSADKKKVFVLFFGTQQIAFCNPADVESFTEEKKQSLLTKRHAKGSDFVRAVKEIAESFEKLKQQVEANDPKSADETTVGSSGNTIELPQACKNLIGTRLDTQIESNSSHGKDESTLLSEDASAAEQMLALRHNSLSLNVAAKDLCDTAIHSSKRRNETARSQKCAPQTIILPVQPSKLTSGLELDRLQRPLRQCSDGGHTADDIDDADLRRRKRIRRSGNSESDDVVSSALNLHGSDEENASEIATVESDNNSRNEGNGVDSGSKVEHSDDVGEGCEGSHELGKGLDFQISTMVTRKKRKPTRKREASDLIDPPAKVEAIEGFGTKACDSCQGSENSHETLNERPCGENGDEHLPLVKRARVRMSRVFCADDKGNASSQFEERSSKDSPTSAAMQPSPSVDHENDIVSGQDTSAAKEFNSFELSGKVPGDMVDVGPSHMEKPSGRMSPYKVCVQTVGDKKAATEFHENEFSLAPDDEVTRAQSNQLGSSPEGNTRISEVVQGSSEVSQTVNCLNIESDSIDLQCTRQNEKNGLPLNSDTVDSFANKPPSLCPGLDMTASSVPAQSPHQHESQDNDSCDNSLVVVGDSSLKEKCEIFDKIAQDVQSQAVEHSQLFCSVVNNQEADKMQETENNRTLDKELESGKQGHIIENPAPCATECYIVVKEAEPQCETVYSHCEDAEENKKLEKSCETDEQKEQIQATNSVSVSENLSPEKMRLTPDSPARGIPHSNSVCHISTVESANGMQSTNVQFGEKKPMSDETVNEERKDEIGATEVKKAVISDVQFTIESFETALSSLVRTKETIGRATRLAMDLVKFGVSAKAMEILAHTLESESNLQRRVDLFFLVDSIAQCSKGLSGDAGGVYLSSIQVMLPRLLAAAVPAGATTQENRQQCLKVLKLWLERRILPESIVRHHIRELDSHSNVPACLYSRRSARTERALDDPVRDMEGILVDEYGSNSTLQLDGFSMPAMLKVEDEGSDSDGEFESVTPEHESRILEEHVTPSITERHTRILEDVDGELEMEDVAPPWDVGSSAPTDQAGNTESASCQPAFGTSHQDVTSSSPLAPPSQNAQCAMSDSYSNGFDCRGYPSMHGDHQADIPRMNPPPVHYRSPESSYRSRASLSHGEDSNFQHGPYPPPPPSHHYYSYMEPEHHRKPRREGPSYPHRSHYTPDFEERNYHDGHERMRPAACESRDNWRYHPPYSHGPRYHDRQRGPYQSSSHSGHHREYGRFENDRWSHSPRAYNNRHSFHYKPHSEGPAPVAMRDPPGTWHQR; encoded by the exons ATGGCTCCGAGCCGAAAGAGAGGCGGTGGTAAGGCTGCAGCATCCGCCAGGCGAGAGTGGAAGGTTGGGGATCTCGTTCTTGCCAAAGTCAAAGGCTTTCCTGCTTGGCCTGCCGCG GTTAGCGAACCAGATAAGTGGGGCTACTCTGCCGATAAGAAGAAAGTATTCGTTCTCTTTTTCGGCACTCAACAGAT AGCTTTCTGCAATCCTGCTGATGTAGAATCATTTACGGAGGAGAAGAAGCAATCGCTTTTGACAAAACGGCATGCCAAAGGTTCAGATTTTGTTCGCGCGGTTAAAGAGATCGCAGAGAGTTTCGAGAAGCTGAAGCAGCAGGTCGAAGCTAATGATCCTAAATCTGCTGACGAAACAACTGTTGGAAGCTCTGGGAATACTATTGAGCTGCCTCAGGCCTGTAAAAATCTTATTGGTACAAGACTTGACACTCAAATAGAGTCAAATTCTAGTCATGGTAAAGATGAATCAACACTTCTCAGCGAGGATGCTTCAGCTGCTGAACAAATGCTAGCTCTACGTCACAACAGTCTCTCTCTTAATGTAGCAGCTAAAGATCTGTGTGACACAGCTATACATTCTTCAAAGAGAAGAAATGAAACGGCACGGTCTCAAAAGTGTGCTCCACAGACAATAATATTACCGGTTCAGCCCTCCAAACTAACATCAGGGTTGGAACTGGATAGGCTTCAAAGGCCCCTGCGTCAATGCAGTGATGGTGGCCACACTGCCGATGATATAGATGATGCAGATCtaagaaggagaaagagaatCCGAAGGTCAGGTAATTCTGAATCAGATGATGTGGTTTCATCAGCTCTAAATTTGCACGGATCTGATGAAGAGAACGCATCTGAAATTGCTACTGTTGAGTCTGACAATAATAGTAGGAATGAAGGCAATGGTGTGGATTCTGGTTCCAAAGTTGAGCATTCTGATGATGTTGGTGAGGGTTGTGAAGGAAGTCATGAGCTTGGCAAGGGGCTTGATTTCCAAATTAGTACCATGGTtacgaggaagaagaggaagcctACCAGAAAACGTGAAGCCAGTGACCTTATTGACCCTCCTGCTAAAGTTGAAGCAATAGAAGGTTTTGGGACCAAGGCCTGTGATAGCTGCCAGGGATCTGAAAATTCTCATGAAACGCTGAATGAGAGGCCCTGTGGAGAGAATGGTGATGAACACTTGCCTCTGGTAAAGCGAGCCAGAGTCCGGATGAGTAGAGTATTTTGTGCTGATGATAAGGGCAATGCCTCTTCACAGTTCGAAGAAAGATCATCCAAAGACTCTCCAACAAGTGCAGCCATGCAGCCAAGCCCTTCTGTGGATCATGAAAATGATATTGTATCTGGTCAAGATACTTCTGCGGCTAAAGAATTTAACAGCTTTGAGTTATCTGGTAAGGTCCCAGGTGATATGGTTGATGTAGGGCCTTCTCATATGGAGAAACCTTCTGGCAGAATGTCTCCGTATAAGGTATGTGTTCAGACTGTAGGAGATAAAAAAGCTGCTACGGAGTTTCATGAGAACGAATTTAGCCTGGCGCCAGATGATGAAGTAACTCGAGCACAATCTAATCAACTTGGCAGTTCGCCAGAAGGGAACACTCGTATTTCTGAAGTTGTTCAGGGCTCTTCGGAGGTATCGCAAACCGTGAACTGTCTAAACATTGAATCCGATTCTATTGACTTGCAGTGCACACGTCAAAATGAGAAAAATGGACTCCCTTTGAATTCTGATACCGTGGATTCATTTGCAAATAAGCCGCCAAGTTTATGCCCGGGTTTGGATATGACAGCATCATCGGTACCTGCTCAATCTCCTCACCAACACGAAAGCCAGGACAATGATTCTTGTGATAATTCATTAGTCGTTGTTGGGGATTCTTctcttaaagaaaaatgtgagATTTTTGATAAAATCGCTCAGGATGTTCAGTCCCAAGCTGTAGAACATTCTCAATTGTTCTGTTCAGTGGTCAATAATCAGGAGGCTGACAAAATGCAGGAAACTGAAAACAATCGTACTCTGGATAAAGAACTTGAGAGTGGCAAACAAGGTCATATAATAGAGAATCCAGCCCCCTGTGCTACTGAATGTTATATTGTAGTTAAAGAAGCGGAACCTCAGTGTGAAACGGTATATAGCCACTGTGAGGATGCTGAGGAGAACAAAAAGCTGGAAAAGAG CTGTGAGACGGATGAGCAGAAAGAGCAGATCCAAGCCACCAATTCTGTCTCAGTATCTGAGAACCTTTCACCTGAAAAAATGAGGTTAACTCCAGACTCTCCTGCAAGGGGTATTCCACATAGCAACTCAGTTTGCCATATTTCTACTGTAGAAAGTGCAAATGGTATGCAGAGCACCAATGTTCAGTTTGGTGAGAAGAAACCTATGAGTGATGAAACTGTCAACGAAGAAAGGAAAGATGAAATAGGTGCAACTGAGGTGAAGAAAGCTGTTATCTCTGATGTGCAATTCACTATTGAATCTTTTGAGACGGCACTTAGCTCCTTGGTGAGGACAAAGGAGACCATTGGCCGCGCAACACGTTTGGCTATGGATTTGGTGAAATTTGGTGTGTCGGCAAAG GCCATGGAAATTCTTGCTCATACTTTGGAAAGTGAGTCAAATTTACAAAGAAGGGTGGACTTATTTTTCCTTGTGGATTCTATTGCTCAATGCTCCAAAGGCCTGAGTG GTGACGCTGGTGGGGTTTATCTTTCATCCATTCAAGTTATGCTGCCTCGCCTATTGGCTGCTGCTGTCCCAGCTGGAGCTACCACTCAAGAAAACCGGCAACAATGCTTGAAG gttttaaaGCTTTGGCTCGAAAGAAGGATCCTTCCTGAATCTATTGTTCGTCATCATATAAGAGAACTTGATTCACATAGTAACGTTCCTGCTTGCCTCTATTCTCGGCGCTCGGCTCGAACAGAAAGGGCGCTGGATGACCCCGTTAGAGATATGGAGGGCATACTGGTTGATGAATATGGAAG TAATTCGACTCTCCAGCTTGATGGATTTTCTATGCCTGCAATGCTCAAGGTTGAAGACGAAGGAAGTGACTCGGATGGTGAATTTGAGTCTGTCACCCCCGAACATGAGTCCAGAATCCTTGAAGAACATGTCACACCCTCCATTACTGAAAGGCATACCCGTATACTTGAAGATGTTGACGGCGAGCTTGAAATGGAAGACGTGGCTCCACCTTGGGATGTTGGAAGCAGTGCACCCACTGATCAAGCTGGCAATACAGAGTCTGCAAGTTGCCAGCCTGCCTTTGGCACTTCACATCAGGACGTAACCTCGTCATCTCCATTAGCTCCCCCTTCACAGAATGCTCAGTGTGCCATGTCTGATTCCTACTCAAATGGCTTCGACTGCAGAGGATATCCCAGCATGCAT GGAGATCATCAGGCAGATATTCCAAGGATGAATCCACCACCTGTGCATTACCGAAGTCCTGAGTCATCGTATCGTTCCCGTGCATCTTTGTCACATGGTGAGGATTCCAACTTCCAGCATGGGCCTTATCCCCCACCTCCGCCTTCACATCATTATTATTCATATATGGAGCCGGAGCACCATAGAAAGCCGCGGAGAGAAGGTCCATCATACCCTCACAGATCTCATTACACGCCGGATTTTGAGGAAAGGAATTATCATGATGGCCATGAGAGAATGAGGCCTGCGGCATGTGAGAGTCGAGACAATTGGAGATACCATCCGCCCTATTCTCATG GTCCACGATATCATGACAGACAAAGA